Proteins from one Setaria italica strain Yugu1 chromosome V, Setaria_italica_v2.0, whole genome shotgun sequence genomic window:
- the LOC101755977 gene encoding BTB/POZ and TAZ domain-containing protein 3, with product MECLELDSSDFFLDGDPIDSPLEIHLESNSLASTKAVPDHRRYAQLHCSNAPDPPPLPGTSYGARRSSRKTTACSRVPGGILDSWDKLFLEGYQADLRVSTDDGSEILSHSCVLGVKSPVLRAMLEDAELTNGFRCIRISGAPSGAVHVFIRFLYSSRFEQEQIKKHVLHLLVLSHVFSVPSLKTVCIDQLERNFLAPDNVVDILQLAGLCDAPRLSLICTRMIIGDFKTISLTDGWKVMRRVNPNLEQELLESLVEADTKRQERAKKMEEKKVYLQLYEAMEALIHICREGCRTIGPRDQALKGSRAGVCKFPACKGIELLVRHFSGCSVRVPGGCANCKRMWQLLELHSRMCFSPDTCKVPLCRHFKEKMQHLGRKEETKWNLLVCKVLESRGAMSFISERRKFSALKTAGPGSRHVAPCLVGPI from the exons ATGGAATGCCTCGAGTTGGAttcttctgatttcttcttGGACGGCGATCCAATCGACAGCCCGTTGGAAATCCATCTTGAGTCCAATAGCTTGGCAAGCACCAAAGCTGTGCCGGATCATCGCCGGTATGCTCAGCTTCATTGCAGTAATGCCCCTGATCCACCTCCGCTACCCGGAACTTCTTATGGCGCGCGGAGAAGTTCTAGGAAGACAACGGCTTGCAGCCGTGTCCCTGGAGGGATCCTGGATTCCTGGGACAAGTTATTCTTAGAGGGATACCAGGCGGATCTCCGTGTTTCGACAGACGATGGCAGTGAAATTCTGTCACACTCTTGCGTTCTT GGTGTCAAATCTCCTGTTCTGAGAGCTATGTTGGAAGACGCTGAGCTGACAAATGGTTTTCGGTGCATCCGAATTTCTGGCGCACCTTCTGGAGCAGTCCATGTGTTCATCAGATTTCTTTATTCTTCACG TTTTGAGCAGGAACAGATAAAGAAGCATGTTCTGCACTTGCTCGTACTCTCCCATGTTTTCTCGGTGCCATCTCTGAAGACGGTCTGCATCGACCAACTTGAGAGGAACTTCCTTGCTCCTGACAACGTGGTAGACATACTGCAACTTGCCGGATTGTGTGATGCACCTCGGCTCTCCCTCATCTGTACCCGTATGATCATCGGGGATTTCAAGACCATCTCTCTGACAGATGGGTGGAAAGTGATGAGACGGGTTAACCCAAACCTGGAACAGGAGCTGCTCGAGTCTCTTGTCGAAGCTGATACA AAAAGGCAGGAAAGAGCTAAAAAGATGGAGGAAAAGAAGGTCTATCTGCAACTGTACGAAGCAATGGAGGCTCTAATTCACATATGCCGAGAGGGATGCAGGACGATAGGTCCCCGAGACCAAGCGCTCAAGGGCAGCCGAGCAGGTGTGTGCAAGTTCCCTGCCTGCAAGGGCATCGAGCTGCTCGTGCGCCACTTCTCAGGTTGCAGCGTGCGGGTGCCTGGCGGCTGTGCGAACTGCAAGCGCATGTGGCAGCTCCTCGAGCTGCACTCTCGCATGTGTTTCTCTCCAGACACCTGCAAGGTTCCTCTCTGCAG GCATTTCAAGGAGAAGATGCAGCATCTGGGCAGGAAGGAAGAGACCAAATGGAACCTCTTGGTGTGCAAGGTGCTGGAGAGCAGAGGAGCCATGAGTTTTATCTCTGAAAGGAGAAAGTTCTCAGCCCTAAAGACTGCTGGTCCTGGGAGTCGCCACGTGGCTCCTTGCCTTGTGGGACCTATTTGA
- the LOC101755302 gene encoding uncharacterized protein LOC101755302 isoform X1 yields MRGRGHGGVAEVEDLRRRPWSRRLRHHLPAPATAPLVPGPGSFQRRSSPSGDRASAQARRRSGRRGTGSARSLQIGGMHSTRTKGEYSPSGSNPTHSVLNQTRDDEGPTHSNPPRPGNQTHAPYARSIDIARSVRVHHHRAPYVVMQPPRPAHMAPDDAAVRGMEEGDHAVALGYPLIVGDGNGRQQEPLGHPRHSEPHPAPAPAPARRRVHNSSPAPGDDCCSPCWTCFLVSMHDTSAFVVAGLLHHRRSRPGF; encoded by the exons ATGAGGGGCCGCGGCCATGGGGGCGTCGCAGAGGTGGAGGAcctgcgccgccggccatggagcaggcggctccgccaccaccttcccgcgcccgccaccgcgCCACTCGTCCCCGGTCCTGGCTCCTTCCAGCGCCGCTCGTCGCCCAGCGGCGACCGCGCCAGCGCGCAGGCGAGACGACGGAGCGGACGGCGTGGGACTGGGTCCGCGCGGTCCCTCCAAATCGGCGGTATGCACTCGACCCGGACAAAAGGGGAATATTCCCCGTCTGGGTCGAATCCAACCCACTCCGTTCTGAACCAAACACGGGACGACGAGGGTCCGACCCATTCCAACCCACCTCGACCCGGTAACCAAACACACG CGCCTTATGCTAGATCGATCGACATTGCTCGCTCCGTCCGCGTTCATCACCACCGCGCACCGTACGTCGTCATGCAAccgccgcgccccgcgcatATGGCCCCGGACGACGCCGCGGTCCGCGGCATGGAGGAAGGCGACCACGCGGTGGCCCTGGGCTACCCGCTCATCGTCGGCGATGGCAACGGGAGGCAGCAGGAGCCCCTCGGTCATCCGCGTCACAGCGAGCCGcatccggctccggctccggcaccGGCACGGCGTCGCGTCCACAACTCCTCGCCGGCTCCGGGGGACGACTGCTGCTCCCCCTGTTGGACATGCTTTTTGGTGAGCATGCATGACACCTCTGCCTTTGTTGTTGCAGGTCTTCTTCACCACCGTCGTTCTCGTCCTGGTTTCTGA
- the LOC101754622 gene encoding serine/threonine-protein kinase STY8 isoform X1 yields MAANGMKVALHRQVSGGSMKHNAELRRQASLESPRTGRATSRFLFGRQSSMDPNRRRGRSQSPVGSSAEDLTVPENLDATMQLLFFACQGDAMGVEGLLRSGVDVNSINLDGRTALHIAACEGHRDVVRVLLNWKANIDARDRWGSTAVADAKFYGHSRVYDLLKAHGAKIPKNKRTPMMVSTPGEVPEYELNPGEVQFRRGHDVTPGMYHIAKWNGTKVSVKILDREGCSDQDAANSFRHELTVLEKVRHPNVVQFVGAVTQHIPMMIVSELHEEKDLTACIQKKGKLHGQKVLRYGLDIARGMAYLHQCKPDPIIHCDLKPKNIFLDSGGNLKIAGFGVTRMSKIGSDKMRLVHQEDLVDSFSYHTAPELYRNDAFDSSVDAYSFGFILYEMVEGLVRTPEDSGHSIRFEGVRPSLKGKLKGYPPDFKALIEECWHPQAMARPTFSEIIIRLDKIYAHCAKQGSWKDSLKIWLVSRRFKRIKYRSVKSRIHTEL; encoded by the exons ATGGCGGCGAACGGCATGAAGGTGGCGCTGCACCGGCAGGTATCCGGCGGCTCGATGAAGCACAACGCGGAGCTCCGGCGGCAGGCGTCGCTGGAGTCCCCGCGGACGGGGCGGGCGACGAGCCGGTTCCTGTTCGGGCGGCAGTCGTCCATGGACCCgaaccggcggcgcggccggagcCAGAGCCCCGTGGGGTCGTCGGCGGAGGACCTGACCGTGCCGGAGAACCTGGACGCCACCATGCAGCTGCTCTTCTTCGCGTGCCAGGGCGACGCGATGGGGGTCGAGGGCCTGCTGCGGAGCGGCGTCGACGTCAACAGCATCAACCTCGACGGCCGCACCGCGCTGCACATCGCCGCCTGCGAGGGACACCGCGACGTCGTCCGGGTGCTGCTCAACTGGAAGGCCAACATCGACGCGCGTGACCGCTGGGGCAGCACG GCAGTAGCTGATGCCAAGTTCTATGGCCACTCTAGGGTCTACGATCTCTTGAAAGCTCATGGTGCAAAAATTCCG AAAAACAAGAGGACGCCGATGATGGTATCGACCCCCGGCGAGGTACCGGAGTACGAGTTGAACCCCGGCGAGGTCCAATTCCGGCGCGGCCACGATGTTACACCG GGCATGTATCATATTGCGAAATGGAATGGGACCAAGGTTTCCGTAAAGATACTTGACAGAGAAGGCTGCTCCGATCAAGATGCCGC AAACTCTTTCAGGCATGAGCTGACTGTACTGGAGAAGGTCCGGCACCCTAATGTTGTTCAGTTCGTCGGGGCCGTGACACAGCACATACCTATGATGATTGTTTCTGAACTTCATGAAGAG AAAGACTTAACCGCCTGTATTCAGAAGAAAGGGAAGTTACATGGTCAGAAGGTGCTAAGATATGGCCTTGATATTGCCAG GGGCATGGCCTATCTCCATCAGTGCAAACCGGACCCCATCATACACTGCGACCTAAAGCCAAA AAATATCTTCCTGGATAGTGGAGGCAACCTCAAAATTGCAGGATTCGGAGTGACAAGGATGTCGAAGATCGGCTCTGACAAAATGAGATTGGTCCATCAAGAGGATCTTGTTGACAGCTTCA GTTACCACACTGCACCTGAGCTGTACAGAAATGACGCATTTGACTCAAGCGTCGATGCCTACTCGTTCGGTTTCATCCTCTATGAG ATGGTTGAAGGATTAGTGAGAACACCAGAGGATTCAGGACACTCAATCCGGTTCGAGGGGGTGCGGCCATCACTGAAGGGAAAGCTCAAGGGCTATCCCCCAGACTTCAAAGC GCTGATCGAGGAATGCTGGCACCCTCAGGCCATGGCTCGGCCGACGTTCTCGGAGATCATCATCCGGCTGGACAAGATCTACGCGCACTGCGCCAAGCAAGGGAGCTGGAAGGACTCGCTGAAGATTTGGTTGGTATCCCGGCGATTTAAGCGAATTAAGTACCGCTCAGTGAAGAGCAGAATTCACACTGAACTGTGA
- the LOC101755302 gene encoding uncharacterized protein LOC101755302 isoform X2: protein MRGRGHGGVAEVEDLRRRPWSRRLRHHLPAPATAPLVPGPGSFQRRSSPSGDRASAQARRRSGRRGTGSARSLQIGGMHSTRTKGEYSPSGSNPTHSVLNQTRDDEGPTHSNPPRPGNQTHDAVACLFPLQRLMLDRSTLLAPSAFITTAHRTSSCNRRAPRIWPRTTPRSAAWRKATTRWPWATRSSSAMATGGSRSPSVIRVTASRIRLRLRHRHGVASTTPRRLRGTTAAPPVGHAFW, encoded by the exons ATGAGGGGCCGCGGCCATGGGGGCGTCGCAGAGGTGGAGGAcctgcgccgccggccatggagcaggcggctccgccaccaccttcccgcgcccgccaccgcgCCACTCGTCCCCGGTCCTGGCTCCTTCCAGCGCCGCTCGTCGCCCAGCGGCGACCGCGCCAGCGCGCAGGCGAGACGACGGAGCGGACGGCGTGGGACTGGGTCCGCGCGGTCCCTCCAAATCGGCGGTATGCACTCGACCCGGACAAAAGGGGAATATTCCCCGTCTGGGTCGAATCCAACCCACTCCGTTCTGAACCAAACACGGGACGACGAGGGTCCGACCCATTCCAACCCACCTCGACCCGGTAACCAAACACACG ACGCCGTGGCCTGCCTGTTTCCTCTGCAGCGCCTTATGCTAGATCGATCGACATTGCTCGCTCCGTCCGCGTTCATCACCACCGCGCACCGTACGTCGTCATGCAAccgccgcgccccgcgcatATGGCCCCGGACGACGCCGCGGTCCGCGGCATGGAGGAAGGCGACCACGCGGTGGCCCTGGGCTACCCGCTCATCGTCGGCGATGGCAACGGGAGGCAGCAGGAGCCCCTCGGTCATCCGCGTCACAGCGAGCCGcatccggctccggctccggcaccGGCACGGCGTCGCGTCCACAACTCCTCGCCGGCTCCGGGGGACGACTGCTGCTCCCCCTGTTGGACATGCTTTTTGGTGA
- the LOC101754622 gene encoding serine/threonine-protein kinase STY8 isoform X2, whose product MAANGMKVALHRQVSGGSMKHNAELRRQASLESPRTGRATSRFLFGRQSSMDPNRRRGRSQSPVGSSAEDLTVPENLDATMQLLFFACQGDAMGVEGLLRSGVDVNSINLDGRTALHIAACEGHRDVVRVLLNWKANIDARDRWGSTAVADAKFYGHSRVYDLLKAHGAKIPKNKRTPMMVSTPGEVPEYELNPGEVQFRRGHDVTPGMYHIAKWNGTKVSVKILDREGCSDQDAANSFRHELTVLEKVRHPNVVQFVGAVTQHIPMMIVSELHEEKDLTACIQKKGKLHGQKVLRYGLDIARGMAYLHQCKPDPIIHCDLKPKNIFLDSGGNLKIAGFGVTRMSKIGSDKMRLVHQEDLVDSFSYHTAPELYRNDAFDSSVDAYSFGFILYEMVEGLVRTPEDSGHSIRFEGVRPSLKGKLKGYPPDFKALIEECWHPQAMARPTFSEIIIRLDKIYAHCAKQGSWKDSLKIWK is encoded by the exons ATGGCGGCGAACGGCATGAAGGTGGCGCTGCACCGGCAGGTATCCGGCGGCTCGATGAAGCACAACGCGGAGCTCCGGCGGCAGGCGTCGCTGGAGTCCCCGCGGACGGGGCGGGCGACGAGCCGGTTCCTGTTCGGGCGGCAGTCGTCCATGGACCCgaaccggcggcgcggccggagcCAGAGCCCCGTGGGGTCGTCGGCGGAGGACCTGACCGTGCCGGAGAACCTGGACGCCACCATGCAGCTGCTCTTCTTCGCGTGCCAGGGCGACGCGATGGGGGTCGAGGGCCTGCTGCGGAGCGGCGTCGACGTCAACAGCATCAACCTCGACGGCCGCACCGCGCTGCACATCGCCGCCTGCGAGGGACACCGCGACGTCGTCCGGGTGCTGCTCAACTGGAAGGCCAACATCGACGCGCGTGACCGCTGGGGCAGCACG GCAGTAGCTGATGCCAAGTTCTATGGCCACTCTAGGGTCTACGATCTCTTGAAAGCTCATGGTGCAAAAATTCCG AAAAACAAGAGGACGCCGATGATGGTATCGACCCCCGGCGAGGTACCGGAGTACGAGTTGAACCCCGGCGAGGTCCAATTCCGGCGCGGCCACGATGTTACACCG GGCATGTATCATATTGCGAAATGGAATGGGACCAAGGTTTCCGTAAAGATACTTGACAGAGAAGGCTGCTCCGATCAAGATGCCGC AAACTCTTTCAGGCATGAGCTGACTGTACTGGAGAAGGTCCGGCACCCTAATGTTGTTCAGTTCGTCGGGGCCGTGACACAGCACATACCTATGATGATTGTTTCTGAACTTCATGAAGAG AAAGACTTAACCGCCTGTATTCAGAAGAAAGGGAAGTTACATGGTCAGAAGGTGCTAAGATATGGCCTTGATATTGCCAG GGGCATGGCCTATCTCCATCAGTGCAAACCGGACCCCATCATACACTGCGACCTAAAGCCAAA AAATATCTTCCTGGATAGTGGAGGCAACCTCAAAATTGCAGGATTCGGAGTGACAAGGATGTCGAAGATCGGCTCTGACAAAATGAGATTGGTCCATCAAGAGGATCTTGTTGACAGCTTCA GTTACCACACTGCACCTGAGCTGTACAGAAATGACGCATTTGACTCAAGCGTCGATGCCTACTCGTTCGGTTTCATCCTCTATGAG ATGGTTGAAGGATTAGTGAGAACACCAGAGGATTCAGGACACTCAATCCGGTTCGAGGGGGTGCGGCCATCACTGAAGGGAAAGCTCAAGGGCTATCCCCCAGACTTCAAAGC GCTGATCGAGGAATGCTGGCACCCTCAGGCCATGGCTCGGCCGACGTTCTCGGAGATCATCATCCGGCTGGACAAGATCTACGCGCACTGCGCCAAGCAAGGGAGCTGGAAGGACTCGCTGAAGATTTG GAAATGA